In the Afipia sp. GAS231 genome, CGGGTGTCTCAGACACCCCTCGCGCTCCTGGCCGAAAAACCGCCGGGCGCTGCTTTTTTAATGGAAAGAACCCCTCTTTTGACCTCCTTTCAGGATTTCGGCCTCGCCGATCCCATTTCGCGCGCGCTCAAGGAAGAAAACTACGAGACGCCCACCCCCATCCAGGCCCAGACCATCCCCACCGCACTGACCGGCCGTGACGTCGTCGGCATCGCCCAGACCGGCACCGGCAAGACCGCAGCCTTCGCGCTGCCGATCCTGCACCGCCTCCTGGAAAACCGCATCAAGCCGCAGCCCAAGACCTGCCGTGTGCTGGTGCTATCGCCGACCCGCGAATTGTCGAGCCAGATCCTCGACAGCTTCAACGCCTATGGCCGCCACATCCGGCTGAGCTCGGCTCTGGCGATCGGCGGCGTGCCGATGGGCCGTCAGGTCCGTTCGCTGATGCAGGGCGTCGACGTCCTGGTCGCCACCCCCGGCCGCCTGCTCGACCTCGTGCAGAGCAACGGTTTGAAGCTCGGTTCGGTCGAGTTTCTGGTGCTCGACGAAGCCGACCGCATGCTCGACATGGGCTTCATCAACGACATCCGCAAAATCGTCGGCAAGCTGCCGATCAAGCGGCAGACGCTGTTCTTCTCGGCCACCATGCCCAAGGACATCGCGGAGCTCGCCGAAGCGATGCTGCGCGACCCCGCCCGCGTGGCAGTGACGCCGGTGGCCTCCACCGTCGAACGCATCACCCAGCGCATCATCCAGGTGGATTTCGCCGCCAAGGCCGGCGTGCTGGCCCAGCTCCTGAAGCAGGAGCCGGTCGACCGCGCGCTGATCTTCACCCGCACCAAGCACGGCGCGGACAAGGTGGTGAAAGGCCTCGCCAAGGTCGGCATCCGGGCTGACGCCATCCACGGCAACAAGTCGCAGAACAACCGCGAGCGGGCGCTGGCGGCGTTCCGCTCAGGCGAGATCCGCACCCTGGTCGCCACCGATATCGCCGCCCGCGGCATCGACGTCGACGGCATCAGCCATGTGGTGAATTTCGACCTGCCCAACGTGCCGGAAACGTACGTCCACCGCATCGGCCGCACCGCGCGCGCCGGCGCCGAGGGCGTGGCGATCTCGCTGATCGCCGGCGCCGAGGAAATGGGCTATCTGCGCGACATCGAGCGGCTGATCCGCATCACGTTGCCGCGCGAAGACCGCCGCACGCCGGGCACCCGCGACGCCGCACCGGCCCCGTCGCAACGTCCGGCCCAGCACCGGGGCGGACGCTCCGCCCCGCGCGCCCACGGCGCCCGGACCCAGGATTCCAGGGGAGATTCCCGAGGACATGAATCCAGGGGTCACGAATCCCGTGGACATGAGCAGCGTAGCCATGAATCCAGGGGACATGATGCGGCACCGGGCTCAAAAGGCCCTCGCCGTCCCCGCCGCGGCGGTGGTAATAATGCCGCGCCGCAGCCGAACCGGCACGAGCAGCCGCGCCCGGCGCAGCAGGGCGGCAAGAGCCAGGCCGGTCAAAGCGAAGGCATTCAAGGCGTCGCCTTCTTGCATCGCGAGAGCCGTCCGAATACCCAACCCAACCGTACCCATCGGCCGCAGCGCTAGCCTCGATCGATCTGGAGACAACCATGGCCAAAGAAGAGCTGATCCAGTTCGAAGGACTGGTGACCGAAATCCTCCCCGACGCGCGCTACCGCGTGCAGCTCGACGCCGGGCATGAGATCGTTGCCTACACCGCAGGCAAGATGAAGAAGAACCGGATCAAGACGCTGGCGGGCGATCGGGTCACGATCGAAATGTCGCCTTATGACCTGGAGAAGGGCCGCCTGATCTTCCGGCACAAGGATGAGCGTCCGAACGCCGGTGCCCCGCGTGGTGCACCGCCGCGCGGCGGCCAGTTCCGCCGCCGCTAAGCGGCGTCTGCCACCGCCTTAAAAATCGCGCCCGACACGCCCGTGTCGCGCGCGATCGCGGGCGGCTGCCGGCCGAATCAAAAAATCGTGCACGTCAGGATTGTTTTGGACCCTACTATCGAATAATATTGTCCATCGATTTTCGGCCGGACGACATTAGCTATCCACCGGTACAGCCGGTTTAGACGCTGACGACCCTTCCAAAAATTCGATATCACCAGACCGTCGAGAGGCGGGCTATGACTTGCATATCTGAGAAGGGACTACCCCCGTGAGCATGGGAACCGTGAAGTGGTTTAACGCAACCAAGGGTTATGGCTTCATCCAGCCGGATGACGGCGGCAATGACGTGTTCGTGCACATCAGCGCAGTCGAGCGGGCCGGCCTTGGGACGCTGCGTGAAGGCCAGAAGATCTCCTACGAAATCGTGGCGGATCGTCGCTCTGGCAAATCTTCGGCCGACAATCTGCGCGCCGCCGGATAAGCGATCTGCCAGGGCGCGCCTTCACGGTGGGCCCCTAAAGATTGCCTCGAAATGATCAAAGGCCGCGCCCATGGCGCGGCCTTTTTCTTTTCACCTAAGATCGGCGAGCCCAGGAAAAGAAAGCGTCAGGTCGTGGTGCAGACCGTCGTGCTGTGCATCACGCATTTCGACTGGCGCGGGCGGGTAAAGGTGAAGTCGCTCAGCGTAATCGAGTTCTTCAGGACATAGCCGACGGTCGGGACAAAGGCGTAGCTGACCTCGCTGTAGATCAGATAGGTGTCGCCGACCGCAAGCGCGGTCGGGATCCCCACCGTCGTCCCCGCCGTCCGCGGTGCACTGCCCTTGCTCCATTGCACCCGCGCCACCTTCGTCGCCGGATCGACATAGAGTTCGGTGATGGTGGATCTGACCGGCGTTGCCGAATAGGGCGTCATGATCCCCGCGCTGGCGTTGAAGAAGTTCGTCAACTGGGCGTCGGTGACCGAGAGGTTTTGCGACGTCAAATCCGACAGCGTTCGCGCCATCAGCGTTACCTTGCGGTTGACCGCGATCCCGGACGAGAACTCGTCGGTGCCGAAGAACAGGATCAGCATCACCGGGACGATCAAGGCGAATTCGGTTGCAGCGAGGCCGCGGCAATCGGCCAACAGACCCTGCGCCGAGCGCCGCACGCGAAGCCACATATCCATCATCGGTTTCATCGGCGGGTCCTAGTAAGGTTCGTTCTGGAACGCCGCAGTCGCGGTCAACAGCCGCTTGCTGCCGGCCAAATTCGCGATGTTGAAGCCGAGCCCGGTGACGATCAGCGGCCATTGATAGAAGATCCGCACCACGACGATGTCGCCGGGCCCGCCGGGCAGATAGTTGTTCGGCGGCACGAAATTCCTGCTGGCATTGATCGGATCGGCGATGTTGACGGATCCGAACGCGGAATAGCTCTGCACGTCGATCGAGATACCGTTGATGCAATCGAACATCACGGTGATCTTGCTGCAAACGAGGTTCTTGAATGTCGCCTGGGTGTAGGCTGCGCTCTGCGCCTGGCCGGTCATGATCAAGCGCGCGGAATCCTGCGTCACCGTCTCGAGCACCTGGCTGGCAAAGAACACCAGCGCCAGCTCGATGATCGCGAACAGCAGGGCGAAGAAAATCGGCGCAACCAGCGCGAATTCGACCGCGGCCGAGCCGCGGCGATTGCGTCGAAACCGGCGCAGGATATTTCCGGCGGGAGCGGCGGGAGAGGACATCAAGGCAACCTCAAGACGCGGAAGAAACTCCAGCAGAGGATTACCTGAAACTGATTGTTGAAGTGTTTCGTCCGATGCCGACGGAACGACCCGCGCCGTCAGGGAAATCTTAACCATGCCGGGCGATCGCCTGACGCGTCACGCGATCGCTTCCGCGCCGCGCCCGGAGTCTTTTGTTTTGACGCGTTTTCTTTACGCGAACCGGCGGTCCGAAAACGCTATGGAAGCAAGCTCAGTTGGACGATTTGGCGCCTGCAGCCGCCGCACCCGAGGCCTGACTGGAAAGCGAGCCGGCCTGGTCGATCGCCGTCTTGAAATAATTCTCGCCGTCGCCGAGCGTGATCCGGCGCTGGCAGATCGGCGCACAGCTGTAGGATTCGCGTTCGACGCCGCGGTAGACGGTGACGAGCCGTTCGGTCGGGCCTTCGACCTGGATCTGGCGGTCCACCAGCACGTCGCCGGAGCGGTCCATGGCGATGAAATTGGTTGCGCCGTAGCCCTTGCCGGTGACGACGACGATGCCGCCGCCTTGCAGGGTGACGTCAGCGATCAGCGGGTTTCCGACGATGATGGTCGCGGCCTTTGCGGGAATCTTGAGCAGCTTGGCCTGGTCGACATAGACGGCGATTTTGTCATCGGGCGCGCCAAGACACACCGCTGGCCACAGCACTGTTGCAACCGCAAGGGAACACAATCCAAAACGCGCGTGCGCGCGAATACGCTGGAACCTGAAAGACATACTCTACCCCGGGGCGTTACAAGCCGGCAAAAGCGATACGCAGCGGAACCGGCGCCCAACGGGGTGAATCTGACGACAATTCATGAAAGAAGTGCAAAGTTTGCCTGACAAATCCGAAACGCCCGCGGTTTACCGGGATGCATCGGCTATTTCCGGAACGGATAGGCCAGTTGGCCGGTAAACTCGCGCGGAAACGACGCCTGATCTTCGATGCCGTAGTCGCCCGGCAACCGGTCCGCCGGCATCCGGAAGGTGCCGAACAGGATATCCCAGAGCGGAAAGGTACCGGCAAAATTGGTGTCGCCGCCCTCCTCGCGCGAGGTGTGGTGCCAGCGATGGAATACCGGCGTCGCCAGCACGTAGCGGAACGGGCCGAGCGTCCAGTTCAGGTTGGCGTGGACGAAGGCCGAATGGAGAATATTGAACGGGCCGAGCCACACCAGCGCGACGGGTGAAATGCCTGATAGCAGCAGGACGACATCGACCCCGATGGTGCCCAGCAGCAGGTTGACGGGGTGAAAGCGCGCCGCCGAAATCCAGTCCACGTCCTCGGACGAATGATGAATGGCGTGGTATTTCCAGAAGCCGCCGCGGTGGAACATGCGGTGCAGCCAGTACATCATGAAATCGGCCGCCACCAAAGCGAGCACCGCCTGCAGCCAAAGCGGCAACGCCGCCAGCACGCCATGACCGTTGTCGTAGAAGGCCGTCAACGCATCGGCGTCATGGATCCCGAAAATCAGCGCGGCGCCGACTACCGCAAGCGCGATCCGGAACACGCGCGCGAACAGCGGAACCAGGAACCAGTAGCTGAGATCGGTGACGAGTTCGCGCTTGCGCCACCACGGCCGCCCGGGATTGCAGGCCCAGAAATGCGACAGCACCGAGAACAGAAGCGCGAGCACGAGCGTGACCGGCAGCACCTTGGCCAGGGTCTGGCCGAGCATGTCGACGACTTCGATCGGCAGGTTGGACATGTCCCGCGTCTTACCAGAACCGCCGCAGGCCTGCCAGTTGGCGGCTGTTCAGGCGGCGGTCGCGATCGCCTTTGGCGGGCGGCCAGGCGATGCCAGGACGTGGCCGAGCCGGTTGAAACGGCGCTCGATCAAAGGCTCGATCACGAAATAGCTCAAGCCCAGCGAAGCGCCGGTCACCAGCACGAACAGCGGGACCAGCCCCATCGGCCACAACGCCGTAATCGCCGACACCAGCGCGAAGTGCACGAGATAGATCGCGTAGGAATGGCGCCCGAGCAGGCCGACGAAAGCGAGCCTGACATTCGCGGCCAGAATTCCGCAGGCCAGCGCAGCCAGAAGCACAACTTCCGCGCCCCATGTCGAGTAGGACAGCGACGCGGCGGCCAGCAACACCGCGCCGAACGACGGCCTGTTCTTCAGCTCGATGAAGTCGTAGAGCAGAATGCCGAACCCGAAGCAGATCAGCTGTTGCGGCAGCCAGCAGTAGAAAAAGCCGTTGGCGAGATAGGCCTGGTCTTGCGGCAACGACGCGGCGAGGTGCGGAAGCAGATATACGTCGGCCGCGAATTTGCCGATAACGCTGATCAGCGCAATTCCGGTATAAACCAGAATCGGGCCGTTCGGCCGCCGGAACAGAAAGATCAGCAACGGAAACAGCAGGTAAAACTGCATTTCCACGGCGATGCTCCATCCGCCCGGAACCACCGAATTGAACGCGGTGACACTGCTCCAGTGCAAAAACAGCAACGTCAGCATCACGTCGCTCGCCGCGATACCGTCAGGCGCCCAGAACTTGAAGCCCTCGCCTTTGGTGATCACGAGATAGAACAGGATGGCGGCCCAAAACAGCGGCACGATCCGAAACGCGCGCCGGATATAGAACGATCGGATCGCGGCAGGATCGACCTTGTCGCCGAAGGTCAGCATCATCGTGTAGCCGCTGACCATGAAGAAGAGCTGGACGCCGCGTTCGCCATGCTCATGGGCAAACGCCGTCAGGCCGGGAACGCTGCCGCTTGCCGCAATCGCGCAATGCACGAGAACGACGAGCAGGATGGCCACGCCGCGCAACAGATCGAGGGATTGATTGCGGTGGGTCATGGCACAGCCGTCAGTGGGCGGTACGAACGTGCAGCACCGCGTTGCGGTCGGAATAGACCCGCTGCCAGCCGCTGATGTTATCGAGCAGGCCCACGGCCGGCGTCGACGGCGTCAGCAGCACGGCATCGATGTCCCAGGTCTTGAGGATGTCGAGAAACTGGTTGACGTCCTTGAGCTGCAGCGCGCGGTAATAGTCCATCTCGAACGCCTCGCCGTACAACTCGGCCCGTCCGTCGATGAACACCGGCATCTTCCGCCAGATCATGTAGCCGCCGAACGGCAGATCGTTGAGGACCCGCTTCGGATGGTGCGCCTGCAGCGCCTCGATGGCTGCCGCGGGCGACTGCACCTCGGGCGGAGAAAATGCCGATTTGGCCGCGAGCGCCCAGGTCGAGGCGCCGAGCATGACGACGAGCGCTGCGGCGGAAGCGAGCGGCGCGGTGATCCTTCCGAACCAGGCCGGCTGCAGCGCGAACTGCGAGGCCACCGGTGTGAGAGCGACGAGCGGCAGCAACAGCGCGAATATTTCGAGGTTCCTGACATGCGAAAGCGCCATGTGCAGCAGGCCCAGCACCAGCGCGATCCGCGGCGGCGGGAGTTTGACGCCTGAGTAAAGTGCTGCAGCGATCAGCACCAGGATCGACATTTCGAATGCGCCGAGGTTGGTGAAATCAGCCGGCATCCATTCGTAGATCAGATGCAGCAATTCGCCGAGATCGAGGATCTTGCGCGAAGCGAGTATCGATCCCCATCCATACGGCGTGGCGCAGCACGCCATCAATGCGCCGACGCCGAACACTGCCCAGCGCAGCGCCAACGGCTTTTGCCGCGCGGCATCCGCATTCCACAACGCGTCGATCGCAAAGGCGCCGGCCAGCACCAGGCCGAAGACGAAGCCGCCGTGCAGATTGGCCCACAGCGCGATCAGCGGCAGCAGCCAGAACGACGGCGCTTCGCCGCGCTCGCTCGCCGACATCAGCCCATACGCCCAGGCCAGCATGACCGGCAGCACCAGCACATGCGGCCGCGCCAGGAAATGCGATGTCGACAGCACCAGCGCCGCCAGCGTCACGACGATCGCATAGGTCGCGGGAACGCGGCGGCCGAGGATAAAGGCGAGAAAGGCAAAGGTGGCGGCAATGCTGGTCGACGCCAGCACCACCGGCCCGGTCCAGCCGGCCAGATCATAGCTGCCCGCCAGCAGCACCTGCGCCAGCCAGGACGACGACGTCCACGGCTCGCCCGCTTTGGTGAAGGAATAGATATCGGCGCGCGGAAGCGCAACGTGATCGATGATCCATTGCCCCACCGAGATCTGCCAGTAGGTATCGGAATCATTCAGCAGCCGGTCGCCGCAGACCAGCAGCACCGCATAGACGCCGATCCCGAGCCAGAGCCATGCCGGCACCTGACCGAGGCTGAAGGCTTTCTCCTGACGGATCGCTCCGGCGTCGATACTCATGACGAGGCTTCCCGGCCGAATGGATTATTGCAGCCCGGTTCTGATTGCATCAGAACCGGGCTGCGGTGTTTTTTAGTTTGACGCGCTGTCTTCACGCGAACCGGTCCTCACTTCGCTTGAAAACGCTCTCTATTTTTTGAGCATGATCTTTCTCGGAAAACCGGTATCCACTTTTCCGGATCATGCTCTACTGCCTGAACGGATAGGCCAGTTGTCCGCCGATTTCGTGCGGCACCGCTTGATCGGCGGCGACACCGTAATTGTCCGGCAGCTTGCCTTCCGGCATCCGGAACGTACCGAACAGAATGTCCCAGATCGGAAACGTCCCGGCGAAATTGGTATTGCCGCCTTGTTCGAGCGAGGTGTGATGCCAGCGATGGAACACCGGCGTCGCCAGCACGTATTTGAACGGGCCAAGCGTCCAGCTCAGGTTGGCGTGGACGAAGGCGGAGTGGAACGTCGTGAACGGTCCGACCCACAGCATGATGTTGGGCGAAATGCCCGCCATCAGCAGGATGACGTCGACCATGATCGTTCCGATGAACAGGTTGACCGGATGAAAGCGCGCCGCAGAAATCCACTCGAGATCCTCGGAAGAATGATGAATCGCGTGATACTTCCAGAAGCCGCCGCCATGAAACATGCGATGCAGCCAGTACAGCATGAAGTCGGATGCGACCAGGAACAGCAGCGCCTGGATCCAGAGCGGAAGCTCCGACAGCGGTCCATGGCCGTTGTCGTAGAACGCGATCAGGTCGTCGGCACCATGAATGTTGAAGACCAAGCCGGCGCCGAGCACCATCAGCCCGATGCGAAATATACGGGCGAACACCGGCACGAAGAACCAGTAGCAGAGGTCAGTGATGATTTCGCGCTTGCGCCACCATGGCTGTCCGGGATTGCAGGCCCAGAAATACGAGAGCGCCGTGAACACCAGCGCCAGTCCTATCGTGACCGGCACGACCTTCACCATGGTCTGGCCCATCATCTGAACGACCTCGAGGGGCAAATTGGACATGGCGACCTCATGTGAACGGAGACTACTGGAGTATCCGTTGGCGCTTAAGGAGCCGTGAATCCGATAGACCGGCGAGCGCGGCGTCGCGCGCGCGGACGCCTAGTATAAGGACACCGCGCGCATATTTGCATTTTACGAATTGCCTTAAGACGACATTTACTCTGCTCAGGAACTGCCGGTTCCCGGCGTTTTTGCGCGATCGAATTAACTGCGTCGCAATTGTCGCACCCTAGGGTAACGCCATGGTCACGGTGCTGAGAACGCCGGCGAGACCAAACGTTAGTTCGACCAGCCACGTGTACACAGGAGTTATCTTATGAAGAATCTCGTTTCGCGTTTCGTGAAGGATGAGTCCGGCGCTACCGCCATCGAATACGGCCTGATCGCCGCCGGCATCGCGATCGCCATCATCACCGCCGTCAACGGCGTCGGCAAGCAGCTGTCGACCAACTTCGTTGCGATCTCGACCTCGCTGAAGTAAGCGATCGTCGAACCAGCTTCAAAGGCCCCGGCGAACCCGGGGCCTTTGTTGTTTTGCGAATGTGGTTTCCGAGCGGTTACGGGTCGCCGCGCCCCGCCTGCCGGATTTTCGCCTGAGCTGGCGATATCCAGCGCCGTTTTCCGATTGTTCATTTCTGGTGGCTAGGCTCGGCCGACGCTTGAAAACGAAGCTTGAATCTGGCGCTGACAGCACGGGCTATGTGAAATCATGATCCTCGATATTGCCCGTCTTATGCTGTTTCCGGCCCTGATCGCGTTCGCGGCCGCAAGCGATCTCCTTACGATGACGATCTCGAACCGGGTATCGCTGGCGCTGGTCGCCGGCTTTCTGGTGCTGGCGCCGCTCGGCGGCATGGGCCTGCACGACATGCTGCTGCATCTCGGCGCCGGCGCGACCGTGCTGGCCGCGGCCTTTGCCTGCTTTGCGCTGGGTCAGGTCGGGGGCGGCGACGCCAAGGTCGCGGCCGCGGTCGCGCTCTGGTTCGGTTTCACCCCTCTGCTCGACTGGCTGGTCTATGCCTCGCTGTTCGGCGGGGCGCTGACGATCCTGTTGCTGATGTTCCGGCAATGGCCGCTGCCCTACCCGCTCGCGGGCCAGGCCTGGCTGAGCAAGTTGCACGACAAGCAGAGCGGAGTCCCCTACGGCATCGCGCTCGCGATCGGCGCGCTGATGGTCTATCCGGAGACCGAATGGATCAGGGCGGTCGACCTCACCCACCTCGCCATGCACTGACCGGCGGAAGTAACTCCCCGTTAAGGCAATTTACTCACGCCTCATTAACCATGCTTTGACGAATAGCTGGTCAACTCCCATCACGGCGGCGGCAGCGTCGCGGCGTAATGTGGAAAGTGAAGCGTATGAATACCGCACGCATTGTCGTGTTGACCATCGCGATTGGCGCCGGCGGCATTGCCGCCTATCTCGCCAGCGGGTCCGAC is a window encoding:
- a CDS encoding TadE/TadG family type IV pilus assembly protein, whose protein sequence is MSSPAAPAGNILRRFRRNRRGSAAVEFALVAPIFFALLFAIIELALVFFASQVLETVTQDSARLIMTGQAQSAAYTQATFKNLVCSKITVMFDCINGISIDVQSYSAFGSVNIADPINASRNFVPPNNYLPGGPGDIVVVRIFYQWPLIVTGLGFNIANLAGSKRLLTATAAFQNEPY
- a CDS encoding sterol desaturase family protein, with the protein product MSNLPLEVVQMMGQTMVKVVPVTIGLALVFTALSYFWACNPGQPWWRKREIITDLCYWFFVPVFARIFRIGLMVLGAGLVFNIHGADDLIAFYDNGHGPLSELPLWIQALLFLVASDFMLYWLHRMFHGGGFWKYHAIHHSSEDLEWISAARFHPVNLFIGTIMVDVILLMAGISPNIMLWVGPFTTFHSAFVHANLSWTLGPFKYVLATPVFHRWHHTSLEQGGNTNFAGTFPIWDILFGTFRMPEGKLPDNYGVAADQAVPHEIGGQLAYPFRQ
- a CDS encoding cold-shock protein, which translates into the protein MSMGTVKWFNATKGYGFIQPDDGGNDVFVHISAVERAGLGTLREGQKISYEIVADRRSGKSSADNLRAAG
- the infA gene encoding translation initiation factor IF-1, which codes for MAKEELIQFEGLVTEILPDARYRVQLDAGHEIVAYTAGKMKKNRIKTLAGDRVTIEMSPYDLEKGRLIFRHKDERPNAGAPRGAPPRGGQFRRR
- a CDS encoding pilus assembly protein N-terminal domain-containing protein, with protein sequence MSFRFQRIRAHARFGLCSLAVATVLWPAVCLGAPDDKIAVYVDQAKLLKIPAKAATIIVGNPLIADVTLQGGGIVVVTGKGYGATNFIAMDRSGDVLVDRQIQVEGPTERLVTVYRGVERESYSCAPICQRRITLGDGENYFKTAIDQAGSLSSQASGAAAAGAKSSN
- a CDS encoding DEAD/DEAH box helicase; this translates as MERTPLLTSFQDFGLADPISRALKEENYETPTPIQAQTIPTALTGRDVVGIAQTGTGKTAAFALPILHRLLENRIKPQPKTCRVLVLSPTRELSSQILDSFNAYGRHIRLSSALAIGGVPMGRQVRSLMQGVDVLVATPGRLLDLVQSNGLKLGSVEFLVLDEADRMLDMGFINDIRKIVGKLPIKRQTLFFSATMPKDIAELAEAMLRDPARVAVTPVASTVERITQRIIQVDFAAKAGVLAQLLKQEPVDRALIFTRTKHGADKVVKGLAKVGIRADAIHGNKSQNNRERALAAFRSGEIRTLVATDIAARGIDVDGISHVVNFDLPNVPETYVHRIGRTARAGAEGVAISLIAGAEEMGYLRDIERLIRITLPREDRRTPGTRDAAPAPSQRPAQHRGGRSAPRAHGARTQDSRGDSRGHESRGHESRGHEQRSHESRGHDAAPGSKGPRRPRRGGGNNAAPQPNRHEQPRPAQQGGKSQAGQSEGIQGVAFLHRESRPNTQPNRTHRPQR
- a CDS encoding Flp family type IVb pilin — translated: MKNLVSRFVKDESGATAIEYGLIAAGIAIAIITAVNGVGKQLSTNFVAISTSLK
- a CDS encoding acyltransferase, whose protein sequence is MTHRNQSLDLLRGVAILLVVLVHCAIAASGSVPGLTAFAHEHGERGVQLFFMVSGYTMMLTFGDKVDPAAIRSFYIRRAFRIVPLFWAAILFYLVITKGEGFKFWAPDGIAASDVMLTLLFLHWSSVTAFNSVVPGGWSIAVEMQFYLLFPLLIFLFRRPNGPILVYTGIALISVIGKFAADVYLLPHLAASLPQDQAYLANGFFYCWLPQQLICFGFGILLYDFIELKNRPSFGAVLLAAASLSYSTWGAEVVLLAALACGILAANVRLAFVGLLGRHSYAIYLVHFALVSAITALWPMGLVPLFVLVTGASLGLSYFVIEPLIERRFNRLGHVLASPGRPPKAIATAA
- a CDS encoding sterol desaturase family protein; the encoded protein is MSNLPIEVVDMLGQTLAKVLPVTLVLALLFSVLSHFWACNPGRPWWRKRELVTDLSYWFLVPLFARVFRIALAVVGAALIFGIHDADALTAFYDNGHGVLAALPLWLQAVLALVAADFMMYWLHRMFHRGGFWKYHAIHHSSEDVDWISAARFHPVNLLLGTIGVDVVLLLSGISPVALVWLGPFNILHSAFVHANLNWTLGPFRYVLATPVFHRWHHTSREEGGDTNFAGTFPLWDILFGTFRMPADRLPGDYGIEDQASFPREFTGQLAYPFRK
- a CDS encoding TadE/TadG family type IV pilus assembly protein, with the protein product MKPMMDMWLRVRRSAQGLLADCRGLAATEFALIVPVMLILFFGTDEFSSGIAVNRKVTLMARTLSDLTSQNLSVTDAQLTNFFNASAGIMTPYSATPVRSTITELYVDPATKVARVQWSKGSAPRTAGTTVGIPTALAVGDTYLIYSEVSYAFVPTVGYVLKNSITLSDFTFTRPRQSKCVMHSTTVCTTT
- a CDS encoding prepilin peptidase codes for the protein MILDIARLMLFPALIAFAAASDLLTMTISNRVSLALVAGFLVLAPLGGMGLHDMLLHLGAGATVLAAAFACFALGQVGGGDAKVAAAVALWFGFTPLLDWLVYASLFGGALTILLLMFRQWPLPYPLAGQAWLSKLHDKQSGVPYGIALAIGALMVYPETEWIRAVDLTHLAMH